A genome region from Phaeobacter sp. A36a-5a includes the following:
- a CDS encoding chromosome segregation SMC family protein — protein MRFSKLRLNGFKSFVDPTDLLIADGLTGVVGPNGCGKSNLLEALRWVMGENRPKAMRGGGMEDVIFAGTSSRPARNFAEVSLQIDNSERLAPSGFNESDNLEILRRITRDVGSAYKTNGKDVRARDVQMLFADASTGAHSPALVRQGQIAELINAKPKARRRILEEAAGISGLYQRRHEAELKLKNTEQNLLRVDDVIEQLAAQLSQLARQARQAQRYRDIGEQLRRAEGMLLYRRWREADDARLEAEDVLRARETQAAKAEALARVADGKRLEAEGALPPLREEEAIAAAVLQRLFVQRDALSDQEAQARQTIETLTNRVAQLGLDIERESGLNRDAGETIERLDWEQRELARAAIGHDDRMAEAVERSREAGSVLQAREEHLTSLTEDVARLAARHQSAQRQVEDCRRALSRAEEEGGSSREAMAAARETLAEAEAAFAAAVDAEEEARAAAELADETLAAADEARNDTQSREAEARARRSEAEGELGALRAEVTALAKLVERDTAEGGHVLDEMRVAAGYEKALGAALADDLRAPLAEIDGPSGWVTLPPYDGDAALPAGAVPLSLHVSCPAALQRRISQVGLVDGDAARDLHSRLLPGQRLVTLEGDLWRWDGFRAWAEDAPSAAALRLEQMNRLETLKQDMEHVGARADGARAAHEVLMRKLEEVTAADQAARQARRVADQRVADAARALSRAESHRNLSEGKLETLSIAVTRHDEDAAAAKAQLAEAETAVEGLEDLSEARAKVEDVKQAVEAARITMLTHRSTQDELRREGEARTARGQQVTKELSGWRHRLDSAERRIAELTERRAATEDELEEAHAVPAEIAERHDELNAAIEEAEARKAAASDALIGAETVLRDAVHAERECARLASEAREARARSEARCDAAREAVGHAEARIREEQQTVPDDLLARLDATPEDMPNAEELEAEVNRHKRQRDALGAVNLRAEEDARVVQEEHDQLVTEKADLEEAVKTLRAGIASLNREGRERLLTAFEEVNASFTMLFTHLFGGGEANLVMVESDDPLDAGLEIMCQPPGKKLSTLSLLSGGEQTLTAMALIFAVFLSNPAPICVLDEVDAPLDDANVTRFCDLLDEMCRQTDTRFLIITHHAVTMARMDRLFGVTMQEKGVSQLVSVDLKKAESLVA, from the coding sequence TTGCGCTTCTCGAAACTCAGACTGAATGGCTTCAAGAGCTTTGTGGACCCAACGGATCTGCTGATCGCGGATGGCCTGACTGGGGTTGTCGGGCCAAATGGCTGCGGCAAATCGAACCTGCTCGAGGCGCTGCGTTGGGTGATGGGCGAAAACCGCCCGAAGGCCATGCGCGGCGGTGGCATGGAGGACGTGATCTTTGCGGGGACAAGTTCCCGGCCTGCGCGTAACTTTGCTGAGGTCAGCCTGCAAATCGACAATAGCGAGCGGCTTGCGCCGTCCGGATTCAACGAAAGTGACAATCTGGAAATTCTGCGCCGCATCACCCGTGATGTTGGCAGTGCCTACAAGACCAATGGCAAGGATGTGCGCGCCCGCGACGTGCAGATGCTGTTTGCTGATGCCTCGACCGGCGCACATTCGCCAGCGTTGGTTCGACAGGGACAGATTGCCGAACTGATCAATGCCAAACCGAAGGCCCGGCGGCGTATTCTGGAGGAGGCTGCAGGTATTTCGGGACTCTACCAGAGGCGGCATGAGGCTGAACTGAAGCTCAAGAACACCGAACAGAACCTGCTGCGCGTGGATGACGTGATCGAGCAACTGGCTGCTCAGCTTTCACAACTGGCCCGTCAGGCCCGACAGGCGCAGCGCTATCGTGATATCGGTGAGCAGCTGCGCCGGGCGGAGGGGATGTTGCTGTATCGCCGCTGGCGCGAGGCCGATGACGCGCGGCTTGAGGCAGAAGATGTCCTACGCGCGCGTGAGACGCAGGCCGCCAAGGCCGAGGCGCTGGCCCGTGTCGCAGATGGGAAGCGACTAGAAGCAGAGGGTGCATTGCCGCCTCTGCGCGAGGAAGAAGCGATCGCAGCGGCGGTCCTGCAACGTCTGTTCGTGCAGCGCGATGCGCTGAGCGATCAGGAGGCACAGGCACGCCAGACAATCGAGACGCTGACCAACCGTGTGGCGCAGTTGGGCCTTGATATCGAACGTGAAAGCGGGCTGAACCGGGATGCCGGCGAGACAATCGAGCGGCTGGACTGGGAACAGCGCGAATTGGCGCGGGCGGCCATTGGCCATGATGACCGCATGGCCGAAGCCGTTGAGCGATCCCGCGAGGCCGGATCTGTTCTTCAGGCGCGCGAAGAGCATCTGACGAGTTTGACCGAAGATGTGGCACGGCTAGCCGCGCGCCACCAGTCCGCGCAGCGCCAGGTTGAGGATTGCCGTCGCGCACTGAGTCGTGCGGAAGAGGAAGGCGGCAGTTCCCGCGAGGCGATGGCGGCCGCCCGCGAAACACTGGCCGAAGCCGAGGCCGCATTTGCAGCGGCAGTCGACGCTGAAGAAGAGGCGCGCGCGGCTGCAGAACTGGCAGATGAAACCCTCGCGGCGGCGGATGAAGCCCGCAATGACACCCAGTCGCGAGAAGCAGAGGCCCGTGCTCGCCGCTCCGAAGCTGAAGGAGAGCTGGGTGCGCTGCGTGCTGAGGTGACGGCCCTTGCGAAGCTGGTGGAACGTGACACTGCCGAGGGCGGGCATGTTCTGGATGAAATGCGTGTCGCCGCCGGTTATGAAAAGGCACTCGGGGCGGCGCTGGCAGATGATCTGCGTGCGCCTCTTGCTGAGATCGACGGGCCAAGTGGATGGGTTACCCTGCCGCCTTATGACGGCGATGCGGCTCTGCCTGCGGGCGCTGTGCCGCTGTCTCTGCATGTCAGCTGCCCGGCAGCGCTGCAGCGCCGGATTTCGCAGGTTGGTCTGGTCGACGGTGATGCCGCAAGAGACCTGCATTCGCGCTTGTTGCCGGGGCAGCGTCTTGTGACATTGGAGGGGGATCTCTGGCGCTGGGACGGGTTCCGCGCCTGGGCGGAGGATGCACCCAGTGCTGCAGCGCTGCGTTTGGAGCAGATGAACCGTCTCGAGACGCTGAAACAGGACATGGAGCATGTAGGAGCGCGTGCCGATGGCGCCAGGGCGGCACATGAGGTCCTGATGCGAAAGCTTGAGGAGGTGACCGCCGCTGATCAGGCCGCCCGTCAGGCGCGCCGGGTCGCGGATCAGCGCGTCGCCGATGCTGCGCGTGCGCTGAGCAGGGCCGAAAGCCATCGCAACCTCTCCGAAGGTAAACTCGAAACTCTCAGCATTGCAGTGACCCGCCATGACGAGGATGCAGCGGCGGCAAAGGCGCAGCTGGCTGAGGCTGAGACTGCGGTGGAGGGCCTTGAAGACCTCTCCGAAGCGCGCGCCAAGGTCGAGGATGTGAAGCAAGCGGTCGAAGCCGCGCGGATCACTATGCTGACGCATCGATCAACGCAGGATGAATTGCGTCGCGAAGGCGAGGCTCGGACCGCACGCGGACAGCAGGTGACCAAAGAGCTCTCCGGCTGGCGTCATCGTCTGGACAGCGCCGAGAGGCGCATTGCCGAGCTGACCGAGCGTCGCGCGGCAACAGAAGACGAGCTGGAAGAGGCCCATGCGGTTCCAGCTGAAATTGCGGAGAGACATGACGAACTGAATGCCGCGATTGAAGAGGCAGAGGCGCGCAAGGCTGCCGCGTCGGACGCGCTGATCGGCGCTGAAACCGTGTTGCGCGATGCCGTGCACGCCGAGCGCGAGTGCGCGCGCCTTGCGTCAGAGGCACGTGAAGCACGAGCCCGCTCCGAAGCGCGTTGCGATGCCGCCCGTGAGGCGGTGGGACATGCGGAGGCGCGGATCCGTGAGGAACAGCAGACCGTGCCGGACGACCTGTTGGCCCGCCTTGATGCTACGCCTGAAGACATGCCCAATGCAGAGGAGCTGGAAGCGGAGGTCAACCGTCACAAGCGCCAGCGCGATGCGCTGGGAGCCGTCAATCTGCGCGCCGAAGAAGACGCCCGTGTGGTGCAGGAAGAGCATGACCAGCTGGTCACCGAGAAAGCCGATCTGGAAGAGGCGGTGAAGACGTTGCGCGCAGGGATCGCCAGCCTCAATCGTGAGGGACGTGAACGGCTTCTGACCGCCTTTGAGGAGGTGAACGCCAGCTTTACCATGCTGTTCACCCATCTGTTCGGCGGCGGCGAGGCCAATCTGGTTATGGTCGAAAGTGACGACCCGCTGGACGCCGGGCTTGAGATCATGTGCCAGCCACCGGGTAAGAAGCTGTCAACGCTCTCACTGTTGTCCGGCGGAGAACAGACTCTGACCGCTATGGCCTTGATTTTTGCGGTGTTTCTGTCGAACCCGGCACCGATCTGTGTGTTGGACGAAGTCGACGCACCTCTGGATGATGCCAATGTCACCCGTTTCTGTGATCTGCTGGATGAGATGTGCCGACAGACCGACACCCGTTTTCTGATCATCACGCACCACGCGGTGACCATGGCGCGGATGGATCGGTTGTTTGGCGTGACCATGCAGGAGAAAGGCGTGAGCCAGCTGGTGTCTGTCGATCTCAAGAAGGCCGAATCTCTGGTCGCCTGA
- a CDS encoding YbjN domain-containing protein: MKFLSLLTAAALVAIPDLGHAENILAKDATTLANFFETEGVDFEVTTDDVGDPKLKVDYYGNDFSIYFYGCENNRNCDAIQFFSGYQTDGGVRVAKINEWNTENRFGRAYISDEGSARVELDVYLGKSGMNPDDFAELLSYWSRIIQEFEEFIDW, translated from the coding sequence ATGAAATTTCTTTCTCTACTGACAGCCGCAGCCCTGGTCGCCATTCCTGATCTGGGGCACGCTGAAAATATCCTTGCGAAGGATGCAACCACGCTTGCGAATTTTTTTGAGACTGAAGGGGTCGATTTTGAGGTCACAACTGACGATGTGGGCGACCCCAAGCTAAAGGTCGACTATTACGGCAATGACTTCTCAATCTATTTCTATGGCTGCGAGAACAATAGGAACTGCGATGCGATACAGTTCTTTTCGGGCTACCAGACGGATGGCGGCGTGCGTGTGGCGAAGATCAACGAATGGAACACGGAGAACCGCTTTGGCCGTGCTTATATCTCGGACGAGGGATCCGCTCGGGTTGAGCTGGACGTCTATCTTGGCAAAAGCGGGATGAACCCGGACGATTTCGCCGAGCTCTTGAGCTACTGGTCCAGGATCATACAGGAATTCGAAGAATTCATTGATTGGTGA
- a CDS encoding lytic murein transglycosylase, whose amino-acid sequence MLRPSLLALVSFLLPLQAQAQCGGGFRNFVQLMKEEALTGGYDSATVNRFFEGVRQDQSVLKADRAQGVFQKPFIEFSRRLISKNRLDRGLAMARKYDTTFRRIETTYGIDRSVLLAFWAFETDYGAVQGDFNTLNALVTLSHDCRRPELFRPQVFAALELFRQGNFDPRRTTGAWAGEIGMVQMLPGDILENGVDADGDGLVSLKTSAPDALMSGAKMLSHLGWRPGEPWLQQVTIPEDLDLRLSGVHHKQTVGDWRALGVRSRSGRLAATGTKAALILPQGHKGPAFLAYPNFDVYFEWNQSFTYVLTAAYFATRLSGAAPYDAGAPDTGLVAKQMEQLQRKLIARGHDVGNVDGILGAKTRIAVQKEQERLGLPADAWPTETLLSRL is encoded by the coding sequence GTGTTGCGCCCCAGCCTTCTCGCCCTCGTCTCATTCCTGCTCCCTCTTCAGGCCCAAGCACAATGTGGCGGCGGATTTCGCAATTTCGTCCAGTTGATGAAAGAAGAAGCGCTGACCGGCGGATATGATAGCGCTACGGTGAACCGGTTCTTCGAAGGTGTTCGGCAGGATCAGTCGGTCCTGAAAGCGGACCGCGCGCAGGGTGTATTCCAAAAACCGTTCATCGAATTTTCGCGGCGCCTGATTTCCAAAAACCGGCTGGACCGGGGTCTGGCGATGGCGCGCAAATATGATACGACCTTCCGCCGGATCGAGACGACCTATGGCATAGATCGCAGCGTGCTGCTTGCGTTCTGGGCCTTCGAAACCGACTATGGCGCCGTTCAAGGGGATTTCAACACGCTGAACGCCCTTGTAACCCTATCCCATGACTGCCGCCGACCTGAGCTGTTCCGCCCGCAGGTGTTTGCGGCGCTGGAACTGTTTCGTCAGGGCAACTTTGATCCACGCCGCACCACCGGCGCCTGGGCGGGCGAAATCGGAATGGTGCAGATGCTGCCCGGCGATATCCTCGAAAACGGGGTCGATGCGGATGGTGACGGCCTCGTCAGCCTCAAGACCTCCGCTCCCGATGCGCTGATGTCCGGGGCGAAGATGTTGTCGCATTTGGGCTGGCGGCCCGGCGAACCCTGGTTGCAGCAGGTGACAATCCCCGAAGATCTGGACCTCCGCCTGAGTGGTGTTCATCACAAGCAGACAGTCGGCGATTGGCGGGCTTTGGGCGTGCGGTCCCGGTCCGGTCGGCTGGCAGCCACCGGCACCAAGGCTGCACTCATTCTGCCACAGGGTCACAAAGGGCCTGCCTTCTTGGCCTATCCGAACTTCGACGTCTATTTCGAGTGGAACCAGAGCTTTACCTATGTGCTGACGGCGGCATATTTCGCCACCCGCCTGTCAGGAGCCGCCCCCTATGATGCGGGCGCACCTGATACAGGTCTTGTGGCCAAGCAGATGGAACAGCTTCAGCGCAAACTCATCGCGCGGGGCCATGACGTCGGCAATGTGGATGGCATCCTTGGCGCCAAGACACGGATCGCGGTGCAAAAAGAGCAGGAGCGCCTGGGCTTACCAGCCGACGCCTGGCCGACCGAAACGCTGCTGTCGCGTCTCTGA
- the cbiB gene encoding adenosylcobinamide-phosphate synthase CbiB, with the protein MTTAELLIPALLLDAVFGEPRWLWTRLPHPAVLMGRAVELTDRSLNTGKQRRAKGVLAIVLLVLGAGWLGWVLSLFGPVMQFLVAAVLLAQRSLCEHVEAVAHGLRHDLAEGRTAVSMIVSRDTTGMTTPQIARSAIESGAENFSDGVIAPAFWFLVGGLPGLMIYKITNTADSMIGYKTPRHRNFGWAAARLDDALNLIPARLSALMIAAVGRVLPSWPEIAQDAGRHRSPNAGWPEAAMARALQVALAGPRSYDGKMQDFPWVNAVGSKSASAHSITRCVRLLWMSWALGLALTVAIAALL; encoded by the coding sequence GTGACAACTGCGGAACTGCTGATACCGGCCTTGCTGCTGGATGCTGTTTTTGGCGAACCACGCTGGCTCTGGACGCGGCTGCCGCACCCTGCGGTGTTGATGGGTCGTGCGGTTGAGCTTACCGACCGGTCGCTCAACACCGGCAAACAACGCAGGGCCAAAGGTGTTCTGGCCATCGTCCTTCTGGTTCTGGGGGCAGGCTGGCTTGGCTGGGTTCTGTCGCTGTTTGGGCCGGTCATGCAGTTTCTGGTAGCTGCAGTTCTGCTGGCACAACGATCGCTTTGCGAACACGTCGAAGCTGTTGCCCACGGCCTGCGCCACGATCTCGCAGAGGGTCGTACGGCGGTTTCTATGATCGTCAGCCGCGATACCACCGGCATGACAACCCCGCAGATCGCGCGGTCAGCCATCGAAAGCGGTGCCGAAAATTTCTCCGACGGGGTGATCGCCCCCGCATTCTGGTTTCTTGTCGGTGGCCTGCCCGGGCTGATGATCTACAAGATCACCAATACAGCCGACAGCATGATTGGCTATAAAACGCCGCGCCACAGAAATTTTGGTTGGGCAGCTGCACGGCTGGATGACGCGCTGAACCTGATACCGGCGCGGCTGTCAGCGTTGATGATCGCAGCCGTTGGCCGCGTGCTGCCAAGCTGGCCCGAAATTGCACAGGACGCAGGCCGCCATCGCTCCCCGAATGCAGGCTGGCCCGAGGCTGCGATGGCACGCGCGCTTCAGGTCGCGCTGGCCGGGCCCCGCTCCTACGATGGAAAAATGCAGGATTTTCCTTGGGTCAATGCTGTCGGCTCGAAAAGCGCCAGTGCCCATAGTATCACCCGTTGCGTTCGCCTGCTTTGGATGTCTTGGGCGCTGGGGCTTGCGCTAACGGTTGCCATTGCCGCGCTATTGTAG
- a CDS encoding threonine-phosphate decarboxylase codes for MLDLTEVPQRDHGGNLSAAISEYGGEARDWVDISTGINPVPYPITGLTSADWGALPDKAAQADLVAAARAFWKVPKDAKILAAPGASALIAAIPALADPRWVQITPPTYNEHAAAFTTHGWQTVTGGPAEARVLVHPNNPDGRRWSAEDAQAPLVVIDESFCDVCPEDSLIHLADRPGVIILKSFGKFWGLAGLRLGFAIGDPCLIDGLAAWQGPWAVSGPALRIGAQALRDEDWATTTRLRLRQDAERLDQMLIAKGAQIVGGTDLFRLYDVDDAAAWQTQLARAHIWTRIFPYSKNYLRLGLPTGDGWARLEAAL; via the coding sequence ATGCTGGATCTGACAGAGGTCCCTCAGCGGGACCACGGCGGCAACCTTAGTGCCGCTATTTCGGAATATGGTGGTGAAGCCAGAGATTGGGTCGATATTTCGACCGGGATCAACCCCGTGCCATATCCGATCACTGGCCTGACATCTGCGGATTGGGGTGCCCTGCCCGACAAGGCGGCACAGGCCGATCTGGTTGCCGCAGCGCGCGCTTTCTGGAAGGTGCCGAAAGATGCAAAAATCCTCGCTGCCCCAGGCGCCTCGGCGCTGATTGCCGCCATTCCGGCCTTGGCTGACCCACGGTGGGTGCAGATCACGCCACCGACCTATAACGAACATGCCGCTGCCTTTACCACTCACGGGTGGCAGACAGTCACCGGGGGCCCGGCAGAGGCGCGGGTTCTGGTCCATCCAAACAATCCCGACGGACGCCGGTGGAGTGCTGAGGATGCACAGGCCCCGCTGGTCGTGATTGATGAGAGTTTTTGCGATGTCTGCCCTGAGGACAGCCTTATTCATCTTGCAGATCGCCCGGGCGTTATCATCCTCAAGAGTTTCGGCAAATTCTGGGGCCTCGCGGGCCTGCGGCTTGGCTTTGCTATCGGCGACCCCTGCCTGATCGACGGTCTGGCAGCTTGGCAAGGCCCCTGGGCGGTCTCCGGTCCGGCCTTGCGCATCGGCGCGCAGGCGTTGCGGGACGAGGACTGGGCCACCACCACACGGCTGAGGCTGCGGCAGGATGCCGAGCGCCTGGATCAGATGCTCATCGCCAAGGGCGCCCAGATTGTCGGTGGCACCGATTTGTTCCGCCTATATGATGTGGACGACGCTGCGGCCTGGCAAACCCAGCTTGCACGTGCACATATCTGGACGCGTATTTTCCCCTATTCAAAAAACTATCTGCGTCTCGGCCTGCCCACAGGGGATGGCTGGGCGAGGCTTGAGGCGGCTCTGTGA
- a CDS encoding glutathione S-transferase family protein, translating to MGLLIDGVWHDQWYDTASTGGAFKRSQAQFRNWITKDGLAGPTGKGGFAAESGRYHLYVSLACPWAHRALIFRQLKGLADHISVSVVHPDMLNSGWSFAKDDHGATGDTLFGNDHLHQIYTRADPQYSGRVTVPILWDKTQNTIVSNESADIIRMFNSAFDGISHNDDDYWPEELREPIEAVNNRVYSTLNNGVYKCGFATTQEAYDAAVEPLFETLDWLEDILSEHRFLLGDALTEADWRLFTTLVRFDPVYHLHFKCNRRRLIDYPNLWAYTRALYQWPGVAGTVGMDHIVRHYHYSHETINPHRIIPINPQIDWMAPHGRD from the coding sequence ATGGGCCTCTTGATTGATGGCGTTTGGCACGACCAATGGTACGACACAGCATCAACCGGTGGCGCGTTCAAACGCTCGCAGGCGCAATTTCGAAACTGGATCACCAAAGATGGTCTGGCCGGGCCAACCGGCAAAGGAGGCTTTGCCGCGGAGAGCGGGCGTTATCATCTCTATGTCTCGCTGGCCTGCCCATGGGCGCATCGTGCGCTCATCTTCCGCCAACTCAAAGGGCTGGCAGATCATATCAGCGTTTCGGTCGTACACCCGGATATGCTGAACTCAGGGTGGAGTTTTGCCAAGGACGACCACGGCGCGACGGGTGACACGCTGTTCGGGAATGATCATCTCCACCAGATATACACCCGCGCCGACCCACAGTATTCCGGTCGGGTCACCGTGCCAATCCTCTGGGACAAAACGCAAAATACCATCGTTTCCAATGAAAGCGCCGACATCATCCGCATGTTCAACAGCGCCTTCGACGGCATCAGCCACAATGATGATGACTACTGGCCCGAAGAACTGCGCGAACCGATCGAAGCCGTGAACAATCGGGTCTATTCCACGCTGAACAATGGTGTTTACAAATGCGGGTTTGCCACCACGCAGGAGGCCTATGACGCCGCTGTTGAGCCGCTGTTCGAGACCCTCGACTGGCTGGAAGACATCCTGTCCGAACATCGTTTCCTGCTTGGCGACGCGTTGACCGAGGCAGACTGGCGGCTGTTCACCACCCTTGTCCGTTTTGATCCGGTCTATCACCTGCATTTCAAATGCAATCGGCGACGGCTGATCGATTATCCGAATCTCTGGGCCTATACTCGCGCGCTGTATCAATGGCCCGGCGTGGCTGGCACCGTCGGAATGGATCACATCGTGCGCCACTATCATTACAGCCATGAGACCATCAACCCGCATCGGATCATCCCGATCAACCCGCAGATCGACTGGATGGCGCCTCACGGCCGCGACTGA
- a CDS encoding MalY/PatB family protein — MDFDKIIDRRNTHCIKWDMMEDLYGVPRDKGLSMWVADMDFAVPSVVTDKMREMADHGVYGYVNCDSPYRSAICWWMQNRHGWSVDPDAIFTTTGLVNGVGMCLDTYTQPGDGIVLFTPVYHAFAKVIRNAGREVVECELAVNDGRYEMDFAAYDAQMTGSEKMVILCSPHNPVGRVWTQDELRSVADFAKRHDLILLSDEIHHDLVFDGATHIPMQNAAPDITDRLLMLTAPSKTFNFAGMHTGQVIIPDPDLRAKFSRRMLALALSPNSPGQWATAAAYSPEGAAWVDELVPYLDRNRQIFDAAVNEIPGLHSTRLEATYLAWVDFSGTGMSREEFTARVENDAKIAANHGPSFGTGGGSFLRFNLGTQRARVEEACERLRRAFADLQ; from the coding sequence ATGGATTTTGACAAGATCATTGACCGCCGGAATACACATTGCATCAAATGGGACATGATGGAGGATCTCTATGGCGTGCCACGAGACAAAGGTCTGTCGATGTGGGTGGCCGATATGGATTTCGCAGTGCCATCGGTCGTGACCGACAAGATGCGGGAAATGGCCGACCATGGTGTCTATGGCTATGTGAACTGCGACAGCCCCTACCGGTCCGCAATCTGCTGGTGGATGCAGAACCGTCACGGTTGGTCGGTCGACCCCGACGCGATTTTCACGACAACCGGTCTAGTGAACGGCGTCGGTATGTGTCTGGATACCTATACGCAACCGGGTGACGGCATTGTGCTGTTCACGCCAGTCTATCACGCCTTCGCCAAGGTCATTCGCAACGCCGGACGTGAGGTGGTCGAATGCGAACTTGCCGTCAACGATGGGCGCTACGAAATGGATTTTGCGGCCTATGATGCGCAGATGACCGGTTCGGAAAAGATGGTCATCCTCTGCTCTCCCCATAACCCGGTCGGCCGTGTCTGGACCCAGGATGAACTGCGCAGCGTTGCCGATTTTGCCAAGCGGCACGATCTGATCCTGCTCTCCGATGAGATTCATCACGATCTGGTATTCGACGGTGCAACTCATATCCCGATGCAAAACGCGGCACCGGATATCACCGATCGCCTGTTGATGCTGACCGCGCCGTCCAAGACGTTCAACTTTGCCGGTATGCACACCGGCCAGGTCATCATTCCCGATCCCGATCTGCGCGCAAAATTCTCCCGCCGGATGCTGGCGCTGGCGTTGTCGCCGAACTCTCCCGGCCAATGGGCAACGGCTGCCGCCTACTCTCCGGAAGGCGCCGCCTGGGTGGATGAACTGGTGCCCTATCTGGACCGCAACCGGCAGATCTTCGATGCCGCCGTGAACGAGATCCCCGGTCTACATTCAACCCGGCTGGAAGCGACCTATCTGGCCTGGGTCGATTTCTCCGGCACTGGCATGAGCCGCGAGGAGTTCACCGCACGGGTTGAAAACGACGCGAAGATTGCTGCCAACCACGGGCCCAGTTTTGGAACTGGTGGCGGCAGCTTCCTGCGGTTCAACCTAGGCACCCAGCGCGCACGGGTCGAAGAGGCCTGCGAGCGTCTGCGCAGGGCATTCGCCGACCTTCAATAA
- the def gene encoding peptide deformylase has protein sequence MKRPILIHPDPRLKKVCPAVPDLSDALRTLADDMLETMYAAPGIGLAAPQIGVLDRLIVLDCVKEEDGPARPLVMFNPEVVAASDDINVYEEGCLSIPDQYAEVTRPKVVDVEWMDRNGNPQRETFDGLWATCVQHEIDHLNGKLFIDYLKPLKRQMITRKMQKLKRERGRGS, from the coding sequence ATGAAACGACCGATCCTGATCCATCCTGATCCCCGCCTCAAGAAGGTATGCCCAGCTGTTCCCGACCTTTCGGACGCATTGCGCACGCTGGCCGACGACATGCTGGAAACCATGTATGCTGCGCCGGGTATCGGCCTTGCCGCGCCGCAGATCGGCGTGCTGGACCGCCTTATCGTGCTGGATTGTGTCAAGGAAGAGGATGGCCCGGCCCGCCCTCTGGTCATGTTCAACCCAGAAGTGGTTGCAGCATCGGATGACATCAATGTCTATGAGGAAGGCTGCCTGTCCATTCCCGATCAATACGCCGAGGTGACACGCCCCAAGGTGGTTGACGTCGAATGGATGGATCGCAACGGCAATCCCCAGCGGGAAACCTTTGATGGTCTTTGGGCGACCTGCGTCCAGCATGAGATCGACCATTTGAACGGCAAGCTGTTCATTGATTACCTGAAACCGTTGAAACGGCAGATGATCACACGGAAAATGCAGAAACTGAAGCGCGAGCGCGGACGCGGTAGCTGA
- the def gene encoding peptide deformylase, producing MTVLQIRAWPDPVLSSPATPVTDPSEVADLVRDMLDTMYAAPGRGLAAPQVGVLARVFVMDTTWKEGTRDPLVCLNPEIIALSDEMATRTEGCLSIRGLSLDVTRPAWVDLGWTDMKGVRHQRRFDGFAAACVQHEYDHLDGRVTFDRVDPEARAAALATYETNLETPR from the coding sequence ATGACGGTTCTCCAGATCAGGGCTTGGCCCGACCCGGTGCTGAGTAGCCCAGCTACGCCGGTGACTGACCCGTCAGAGGTTGCGGATCTGGTGCGCGATATGCTCGATACCATGTATGCCGCGCCGGGTCGTGGACTGGCCGCGCCCCAGGTCGGTGTTCTGGCACGGGTATTTGTTATGGATACGACCTGGAAGGAAGGCACGCGCGACCCGCTGGTCTGCCTGAACCCAGAGATCATCGCCCTTTCCGATGAGATGGCGACACGCACCGAGGGGTGCCTGTCGATCAGGGGCCTCAGTCTCGATGTGACGCGCCCAGCCTGGGTAGATCTCGGTTGGACCGACATGAAGGGCGTGCGCCATCAGCGCCGGTTTGACGGGTTTGCTGCGGCTTGCGTGCAGCATGAATACGATCATCTTGATGGTCGTGTCACTTTTGACCGGGTGGACCCAGAGGCGCGCGCTGCGGCCCTTGCCACCTATGAAACTAATCTGGAGACACCCCGATGA
- the def gene encoding peptide deformylase has protein sequence MTVRPCLPWPDKHLRSRAEDVSEITEDTLTLWQDMIDTMEAMPGVGLAANQIGVLQRLAVVDGSSERGRAVRLANPEILHASVALREHEEASPNLPGVSAKIKRPRAVTVRYMDETGAVVERDFVGIEATSVQHQIDHLNGRMYFDRLSKVKRDMLIRKAKKLNG, from the coding sequence ATGACCGTGCGCCCCTGCCTGCCCTGGCCCGACAAGCATCTGCGCAGCCGCGCCGAGGACGTGAGCGAAATCACCGAGGATACGCTGACCCTCTGGCAGGATATGATCGACACGATGGAGGCAATGCCCGGTGTTGGCTTGGCCGCAAACCAGATCGGCGTCCTGCAGCGACTGGCAGTTGTCGACGGCTCCAGCGAACGAGGGCGCGCTGTCCGGCTGGCGAATCCCGAAATCCTGCATGCTTCGGTCGCGCTGCGGGAACATGAGGAGGCCAGTCCCAACCTCCCCGGCGTCTCGGCCAAAATCAAACGACCGCGCGCGGTGACCGTGCGATATATGGATGAAACCGGCGCGGTGGTCGAACGGGATTTCGTCGGGATCGAGGCCACCAGCGTGCAACATCAGATCGATCACCTGAATGGCCGTATGTATTTTGACCGGCTGTCGAAGGTGAAACGCGATATGCTGATCCGCAAGGCGAAGAAGCTGAATGGCTGA